From the Malus domestica chromosome 17, GDT2T_hap1 genome, one window contains:
- the LOC103405068 gene encoding probable cinnamyl alcohol dehydrogenase 1 gives MSSQTSSVNGNCLGWAAIDESGVLSPYKFTRRDLRNDDVSIRITHCGICYADVVFPRNKHGNANYPMVPGHEIAGIVQEVGPNVHGFKVGDHVGVGTFVNSCRDCDYCRDGQEISCEKGAVMTYNHVDADGTITKGGFSSYIVAHERYCFKIPEGYPLASAAPLLCAGITVYSPMIRHKMNQGGKSLGVIGLGGLGHLAVKFGKAFGLNVTVFSTSLSKKEEALSLLGADNFVVSSNQEEMTALAKSLDFIIDTASGDHPFDLYMSLLKTAGVLVLVGAPSEVKLSPLSLIMGMKSISGSGTGGTKQTQEMLDFCAAHKIYPNIEIVPIQYVNEALERLIKRDVKYRFVIDVENSLK, from the exons ATGAGCTCACAGACGAGTAGTGTCAATGGAAACTGCTTGGGATGGGCTGCAATTGATGAATCTGGAGTTCTCTCGCCGTACAAGTTTACCCGAAG GGATCTTCGAAACGATGATGTGTCGATTAGGATTACGCACTGCGGAATTTGTTATGCTGATGTGGTTTTTCCAAGGAACAAGCATGGCAACGCCAACTATCCAATGGTGCCTGG ACATGAGATTGCTGGCATTGTTCAAGAGGTTGGTCCAAATGTTCACGGCTTCAAAGTTGGTGATCATGTTGGAGTGGGAACTTTTGTTAATTCTTGTAGAGATTGCGACTATTGTAGAGATGGCCAAGAGATTTCCTGTGAAAAGGGAGCAGTTATGACTTATAACCATGTTGATGCTGATGGCACGATTACAAAAGGAGGGTTTTCCAGTTACATTGTTGCTCATGAAAG GTACTGCTTCAAGATACCAGAGGGCTACCCCTTGGCTTCTGCAGCACCTCTGCTTTGTGCCGGCATTACTGTTTATTCTCCAATGATCCGCCATAAAATGAACCAGGGCGGTAAATCACTAGGTGTGATTGGCCTTGGTGGTCTCGGACACTTGGCAGTGAAGTTTGGGAAGGCTTTCGGACTAAACGTGACAGTTTTCAGCACAAGCTTatcaaagaaggaggaagcTCTAAGTCTGCTTGGTGCAGACAATTTCGTTGTCTCATCCAACCAAGAGGAAATGACG GCCCTGGCTAAGTCGCTTGACTTCATCATCGACACAGCATCTGGTGATCAtccatttgatttgtatatgtcTCTGCTGAAGACTGCTGGTGTTCTAGTCTTGGTTGGGGCACCAAGCGAAGTTAAATTAAGTCCTTTGAGCTTGATTATGG GTATGAAGTCGATTTCTGGTAGCGGAACTGGCGGTACAAAACAGACGCAGGAAATGTTAGACTTTTGTGCTGCTCACAAAATATATCCAAACATAGAAATAGTTCCAATTCAGTATGTGAATGAAGCTCTTGAGAGGCTGATCAAGAGGGATGTGAAGTACCGTTTTGTTATAGATGTCGAAAACTCCCTAAAATGA